From Branchiostoma lanceolatum isolate klBraLanc5 chromosome 16, klBraLanc5.hap2, whole genome shotgun sequence:
TCcctcccggtgtgagtggattaaatCTGACAGTCAAGTCTTACTCAGCTAATTGTACCATATGTACAAAACTGTCAGTTTACCGgttatatgaagaaaaaaacaagcagcCCACTGGGAAATGGAATGATGTTTGCTTTTCTCTTGTTTGCAGGTAGAGACCTTGCAACATCTGCTGAAGACGTTATGGATGGTGCAAATATCACAACAGTAGGAGACTTACATAAGCGAATAAAACACCTCCGAACAAAGATTGCAAAACTGACAAGTGACCCAACAAATGTCTCACAAGAAAAAACTAAGGCATATTTAAAAGTATCCAAGGAGTTAGAAGGTTTGATGCAACTTTTGGGTGAACAAGGGACTGGAGAACTTAGGATGGACATTTCACTGATGGACACTCAATATGAGTTTCAAGAGAGATATGAAACAGGAGGTCTCAGTCAGACAATACAGAAAAAGATCAGACGGATAATGCGGTCAATCAGCGATGACATTGGGAATGTGACGACTGCCGTCAGAATAGATTTCAGTCAAAGCACAAATGAAAAGGCAAATTGCAGTCCAGGTGTGAAACTTTCCTGTCATTCATACGTATGAGCTATCCATTTTCTCACTTGTTTATGTGGCTGTCCTGtaatttttcaaatctttcttTAATGACTTGTTATTCAGCTTTATCACATTCATTTGAATAAAAAGTGGACAACTACTAAATGTACCATCACTTTTAAACATTAGTGATATAGACAACATGATATCTCCATTTATGTCATAGCTGGGCCACGAAAATATTCGATACGGTGTTCTTggttatcacatgggcttccatagaatatttagaaccCACTTGGTGTCTGCTGCTTGCACctttgtcaaaatttgaatactggattcggacgTTGGAACTGCTGTTACATGttgctacattttttttttaatcattcaaACTTTCGtaaacttctggtgcattttgcattgaattatgtgttttctcgggtgggtatgacataaataaaatacaacacggtgtagtCCCCATCACTCTCGATCCCAgcagtgttgtattctatatatatctcCATATATCTGTGATGTCATGATGTCTCAATATGTAacacaaagattttttttctggaattAGAGCAACGTGCCACTATCACAGTGACTGCAGAAGATGTGCAGCTTGAGGACAGCTGTAAGTTGGACAAAGACTCTGTTGTTAGGCAGCTGTTCAAGTATCTTGTTAAAAATCCAAAGAAACTGCACCCTATTATGGAATATCTTAACAGCTTCCATGTGCAGATAAGGTCCATATCATATGGATCCATTGAGTTTGAATGCATCTGCCTAACACCAGAGTCGGCTGTCCGTTTACAAGAGGAATATGATGGCCAAAGACTCCATGCCCAGTTCCAGAGGGTGATCTCAAGCCTTGCAATCTTGACAGAATTTGGCATCAAGTCCATTTCCTTGGTGGTCCAGCTCACATTTGCAGATGAAGGTATGACAACAGTGGCCTTACACCTTATTAAAACTTGCACAatgatttattaccttcgccgagaaggttatgcatagggtagcgtttgtatgtatgtatgtatgtatttatgtttgtaatgtacagcataactcaagaaggcttggatggattgtcttgatatttggtaggtgggtaggtcttgatgagacttggaaatgattagattttgggtcccctagcggcttcttacggtactgcagcggaacttcctgttttgatatctcatgttctggacatgctatggaactgatttttgagtggtagatagctctttggacagagagtaagtggtatgggtttgggccccctagcggcttttttggaactgcaggagcaggttttgcatctgactttgaaagggaataactcaagaagggcttgatggatggcaatgatttttggtaagtagatagcttgagtgatgatgtacatgattatatactTTCTATGCAAaccagtatctaatttgcataattaatgaggaaagtttatacatccgccaaattccatgataggactctgaaacatgtgacatatgtaactgaggaagagagaaatatcaattgatatgaactatgcaaatgaagacctcatttgcataattaatgaggaaatactataactaaagatggccttgatggatggtcatgatttttggtacatgtatgtagatagcttgtgtgatgcttagaatgattggacgataattatgcaaatcagattctaatttgcataattaatgaggcaactttaaaaatctgctttgtgccatgatatggctattcaaattgtaactgaggaagagaggaatgttgaagatagaaaatatgcaaatgtgggcctgatttgcatacttaatgagaaactactataattccatactggtaaatgacagaaatttcatgcatttaatactctttttgtggcatcgggaagttatgtgcatgtgaacatcgttgaatcaaattatgctaataagggcctcatttgcataattgatgatcaatattagcataaccttctttgttaagctcacactttgttaagctcatactttggacatgtcatattttaaggcaatcaactggtatgatttataattgatgagaaacactcctaacacgtcagtcacaatggttaaaatcatttggtgaaggtatgaggtcgtggaactctagttgtcatGTCATGTAGTTCACTTTTATCCCTAAAATCATTTAACAGGATTCATCCCACTTATCATAAGATAGACTTTGGTTGGCCCTACAGAGTCTGTGGAAAGTTGCTCTATTGTCATCTTATATCCCTTTTTtacatataaaatatatatGCCATAAGATTGATATGCTATAGCACACTCAACTACCTTAGGAGATGCAACTGCAAAAGTTTCATTAATGTAATAGACGATTGCACCCTTTATCGACAGGTCCAACAAATTTGCTTTTAAGAACAACAAATTACTTCAtgtctttgctttgttttgttgaacAATAAGACGAGTCAGAATAAccaatttttaaaaagataatgTTATCATTGCAATTCACATTCAACCAaccaaaaattaaacaaaacaattaGAAAGGATAACAGGTATCTTGACTTTTATCTACTATCATGTGAAATCTTTATATGTATACTTACATCATCTACATATCACATTAAAATTTAGGCCTAGGGCTACCTTTGGAGTACCCCCTCCAGCAGCCACAAATCACCTCCAGCTGCAATATGCTGGATGAGGACCTAAACCTGCCACACCCATCTGGAGAACAGTCTGACCAGGATGTGTCAACACCTGTACAGACAGAGGACAAAGATGGTCTTGTAACCAACCTTCACAAACTGCAAATATCAGGTAAGACAGGTACTGATATCCTAAGCATTGGTGGATGGAGAGTCTACTTGGGTGtaatctagtctctaccagaatgATAGTCCAAAGTGCAGCACCTGCATTGGTCagtttttaaatattttccttCCCTCTGCTGACTTTCCTGGCCAATAATTCCCCTTTTTGCTGAATTCATCCATACCCCTGTAGGATTAGGCCTTGTGGAGGTTagggaatctccaagcagaggagggtaagctgttccggctggtttttgacatgtttttaggcgtttttgtcaggctttctactttgtcatttttcatttgTCTCGTCAAACCCCAAGAGacaaaaaattacaaagtagaaagcccgacaaaaacatgtcaaaaaacaGACGGAACCCACcgtacctctgcttggagagtagaggtTAGGTGTAACCCCAGAGGAGCCTGCCTCTGGTGCAATCCTAAGCTGACATAAAATTGCATTTTCTGCAAAATTACTTCACTTACATAATTTACTGTACACGTACTTGAATGATGACGATATTGTACTTCTATATCTCCTAGAAACTGCAGAAGCAACACCTGAACAGAGTGCTTCCATCCTACCTACTGGTGAGGAGCTGATCCTTGCACAATCTACAACTTATCTGCCTACCCTCCAACCATCCACCACTAGTGACGCCTCATCCACTGTCTTATCCAAAACTGAAGGCATCTACACTGCTGAACAAAGCAAAATTCAACCTTCAACTGACTCAATGACTACAAGTGAGTTTTGATTACAGACTATGGAGGTTTGAGTGAAACAGAAGAGCATGTAAGCTGATAAGCAAAAATTTgcaatttacaaaatgttactCTCAAAATGAAATTTCTCACCCAGATATCAATTTTGTGTGTAGTTCTCCCCTTTGCCCTTTCAATATGAACTGACTCTTTTATTGTTGTAACACATGGGATTGTCATGGCCATGGGGGCTGCATatatctgacagaaacgggtcaatatagcagactgggtccggtaaaacacacctaagccgacctgtagagactggtgaccaggctaacaTATGCGTGGCAAATTCAGTTTACATCAAAGGGCTAAAATCTGCTGCAAAACCTAAGGTTTTAGTATATTGTGCATGGCTGTCAATCTTTTGACATTCAAAAGTTTAAACAGTTTACAAAATTGCAGCATCTCTATTCTCTCTTCTGTCACACCTTAGAATTATGGCTTTTATGATTATATCCAAAAATTGTACTTTGCAGATTTTTTATGTACTTTTGTAAACTATTGTGGATTCTCTGACTTTTGAATCTCCGTAAATATTTTAACAGTAGCATTTTGCTTTTGATAGTGTCCATCCCAAGTCACCTAGAGGGTTTTTGAATAATATTTGGAATTAATTTGAATTATTTTCAATAAAAGAGtatttaaaggaaagctacacaaaaaaatgaaaatccttctatgctatgcttaatatattccaaagtcaaattcttacttaaagttgtttcacataccggtaagtccgtcatagttctgggattttccacagttcgcaacttatgccatgctgacgccttctcacctgataattgaattatatgacgtcagtgtttcaaatttttcacctgatgattgaattttaaaacactgacgtcatataatacaatcatcaggtgaaaaatttgaaacactgacgtcctATAATTCCCattataattcaattatcaggtgagaaggcgtcagcacggcataagttgcaaactgtggaaaatcccagaactatgacggacttatgtgaaacaacttgaagtaagaatttgactttggaatatatcaagcatagcatagaaggttttcaattttttgtgtagctttcctttaagtcacaatagttctgaatatcaaaaaaaatgaatatgaacatttgaatttatttgaatccaattagatattttggaaatatttggaaagggactgcacaaaaatctctttatttggaataatttgcaaacatctatgtgattaatCTAAATTTCGAAATATTTAGAAATGTTAACAACTCTTTCTAAATAGTGGATTtgggtaattgcccccataaaagtaggtgctaatccagccctactgtctgcctctgtatatttctagatttcactgctggacactgttaggtcctttctggcaagccatctatgcatggtgcccaagcataATTCACAAGGATGTGttaattgctttcttcacagccaattgacccatttacaaaatgttacaaataatttaGAAACTATCAGAAATATCTTATTCTACATTGCtgatatttccaaagttttacacaaccTGGCAAATAATCATAAAGTTGACatgacattcaaaatatttccaaagtatgaaatcttcTATACAAATAATTacgaagaataaaaaaaaaaacaattgtaaattatgacaatgacaacactTTTGGTGACTTGAAATGGACTCTATTGTTAATGCTTCCCACAAATTGTAATTTAGAGCTTCCCAAGAATAGAATGAgcgtaagcaaggaggttaaaatacttAAATagcctattttaacctccttggtgtaagcaACTTACCTACTCAATATGTTAACACTGCCTCTCTATTCCTCTTAGTTGACACTATCATGGAGTCAGAGGAgtctgacttacatgtacaaccacaACTTGGTGAAGAGAAGCTGACAGCAGATGCTGATGACTTGGAGACAGAAGGAGGTATGTTTATgtcaatatactgtaaaaaCTCCACCCACCTGCCTACACACTTATCTACATATTCCTATCTGTACAATGTTTCTGTTATATAAGAGGTAGCAAAACTATATCACTTacatatatgtaacattatccTTTTCAATAGTACAACAGTGCTGATTGCCAAAATGATTTATACCTCATTTATAGCAAACCAAGGCGACCTGTACATGGACTTGTGGACAGCAGCACAGAGGGGCCACCTCCCTACAGTAGAGATGCTCCTCAGTAAGGGTGCAGATGTCAACATGGCAGACAAGGATGGCAGGACTCCACTGTGGATGGCAGCACAGGGTCACCTCCCAAGAACAGAACTACAGAGGTTCCTTGGTATAGAGGGTGAAGGTGTCAACATGGAACACAAATATGGCATTCCTCCATTTTGGATAGCAACACAGCAGCAAGACCTCCCTACAGTAGAGATGCTCCTCAGTAAGGGTGCAGATGTCAACATGGCAGACAAGAATGGCAGGACTCCACTGTGGATAGCAGCACAGGAGGGCCACCTCCCTACAGTAGAGATGCTCCTCAGTAAGGGTGCATATGTCAACATGGCAGACAAGAATGGCAGGACTCCACTGTGGATAGCAGCACAGGAGGGCCACCTCCCTACAGTAGAGATGCTCCTCAGTAAGGGTGCAGACATCAACAAGGCAGACAAGGATGGCAGGACTCCTCTGTGGACGGCATCAAAGCAGGGCCACCTCCCTACAGTAGAGATGCTCCTCAGTAAGGGTGCAGATGTCAACATGGCAGACAAGAATGGCAGGACTCCACTGTGGATAGCAGTACAGCAGGGCCATCTCCTGACAGTAGAGATGCTCCTCAGTACGGGTGCAGATGTCAACATGGCAGACAAGGATGGCCAGACTCCACTGTGGATAGCAGTACGGCAGGGTTACCTCCCTACAGTAGAGATGCTCCTCAGTAAGGGTGCAGATGTCAACATGGCAGACAAGGATGGCAGGACTCCACTGTGGATAGCAGCACAGGAGCGACACCTTCCTACAGCAGAGATGCTCCTCAGTAAGGGTGCAGATGTCAACATGGCAGACAAGGATGGCAGGACTCCACTGTGGATAGCAGCACAGAAGGGCCACCGCCATACAGTAGAGTTGCTCCTCAGTAAGGGTGCAGATATCAACATGACAGACAAGGATGGCCAGACTCCACTGTGGATAGCAGCACAGCAGGGTTACCTCCCTACAGCAGAGATGCTCCTCAGTAAGGGTGCAGATGTCAACAAGGCAGACAAGGATGGCCAGACTCCACTGTGGATAGCAGTACAGCAGGGCCATCTCCTGACAGTAGAGGTGCTCCTCAGTAAGGGTGCAGATGTCAACATGGCAGACAAGGATGGCCAGACTCCACTGTGGATAGCAGTACAGCAGGGTTACCTCCCTACAGTAGAGATGCTCCTCAGTAAGGGTGTAGATGTCAACATGGCAGACAAGGATGGCCAGACTCCACTGTGGATAGCAGTACAGCAGGGCCATCTCCTGACAGTAGAGGTGCTCCTCAGTAAGGGTGCAGATGTCAACAAGGCAGACAAGGATGGCCAGACTCCACTGTGGATAGCAGTACAGCAGGGCCATCTCCTGACAGTAGAGGTGCTCCTCAGTAAGGGTGCAGATGTCAACATGGCAGACAAGGATGGCCAGACTCCACTGTGGATAGCAGTACAGCAGGGTTACCTCCCTACAGTAGAGATGCTCCTCAGTAAGGGTGCAGATGTCAACATGGCAGACAAGGATGGCAGGACTCCACTGTGGATAGCAGCACAGAAGGGTCACCTCCCTACAGTAGAGATGCTCCTCAGTAAGGGTGCAGATGTCAACATGGCAGACGAGTATGGCAGGACTCCACTGTGGATAGCAGCACAGGAGGGCCACCTCCCTACAGTAGAGATACTCCTCAGTAAGGGTGCAGATATCAACATAGCAGACAAGGATGGCAGGACTCCACTGTGGATAGCAGCACAGGAGGGCCACCTCCCTACAGTAGAGACACTCCTCAGTAAGGGTgcagaaatcaacatggcagacaAGGATGGCAGGACTCCACTGTTAGTAGCACTACAGCAGGGCCACCACCCTACAGTAAAGGTGCTCCTCAGTAAGGGTGCAGACATCAACAAGGCAGACAAGGATGGCAGGACTCCTCTGTGGACGGCATCAAAGCAGGGCCACCTCCCTACAGTAGAGATGCTCCTCAGTAAGAGTGCAGATATCAACAAGGCCGACAAGGATGGCAGGACTCCACTGTGGATAGCAGCAAAGGGGTGCTGCCTCTCTACAGTAGAGACACTCCTCAGTAAGGGTgcagaaatcaacatggcagacaAGGATGGCAGGACTCCACTGTTAGTAGCACTACAGCAGGGCCACCACCCTACAGTAAAGGTGCTCCTCAGTAAGGGTGCAGATGTCAACATGGCAGACAAGGATGGCAGGACTCCTCTGTGGACGGCATCAAAGCAGGGCCACCTCCCTACAGTAGAGATGCTCCTCAGTAAGGGTGCAGATATCAACATGGCAGACAAGGATGGCAGGACTCCACTGTGGATAGCAGTACAGAAGAGTCACCGCCATACAGTAGAAATGCTCCTCAGTAAGGGTACAGATGTCAACATGGCAGACAAGGATGGCAGGACTCCACTGTGGATAGCAGCACAGAAGGGCCACCTCCCTACAGTAGAGCTGCTCCTCAGTAAGGGTACAGATGTCAACATGGCAGACAAGGATGGCAGGACTCCACTGTGGATAGCAGCACAGAAGGGCCACCTCCCTACAGTAGAGATGCTCCTCAGTAAGGGTGCAGATATCAACATTGCAGACTGGAATAGGAAAAGTCCAATGCGGATAGCACAACAGGAAGGCCACCTCCCTGTGGTAGAGAAGCTCAGTTCTGCAGCAAAGAGGTCAACTGAGGAAGCACTATTGTGAGTCTTACAATAAGCAGCAAATCTTCTGCAGAAATGTCACTGTTGCAGAACTCTATCTGTAAAACAAGCAAAACTTTCAGCAATACAGTTATTGGTATTCCAGATAGGCAATGATCTCTATCTGTAACTATTATAATAGCCGATCTATCTGTCCACAGTGAAATGCTTTGGTAATACAATTGTACTTTTATGTCCTTTTGATACTAGAaagtagatactgtacatagtcaTTGTTATTTCTGAAATAACATTTGTCAAAGATGGCCACCAAGTTTTTCTCTTTTATTTCAGTACCTTCAAAGATCTGTTTATGACCCTCACAAAAAAGCATTGAATAAAATAATGTAACTGTTAGCAAATGACTCTGAAATGCATGCAATGCCATTTTCATACAGTTCTATCACAACATGTAAATGGAAGTGTGTTAGTTTAAATATCTCATTGTGTAAACATTAAACATTGTGTGCTAGAATCTTGTGTATTATGGATCAAACATAAACCAGACATGTTATACTCTGTTTCATGTGTAAATATGTATTGTATTGCAGTGTAAATTAGCAACAAATGAACCTCAGTTCATCTTTTAACATAAAATGTGAAGATTACAAGCTTCACCaataacaaatgtcaagaaGACTTAATGGTGTTCAGTCCAGCAGTGGTTTATTGAGCCTCCCATTGAACCTATCAGATATTTGAACACTAATCATACTTGTACACGTTAGGGCTGAACAGAACAGAACCGAGCTTTGCAATTGGGAAGGCTATAGAACCTTGTATACATGCTTTCCTCACTGTTGTGATGGTGATTTACTGTAAAACAGGCTATTTTTCTAGTAGTCAATAGTTATTGTCATATGCAATGTCTTGGATGAATCAAAACACTTACTTCAAACTATGTGCCCTTAGAAAACCTGTCAAACTGTAGAGGACTTTAGCATTAGATAGTCTAAAGTAACATCGATCATCTTACTTCTTCAATAATACATACGTCTAGCTCTAAAGAAAACATGTCATTGAGTTTCATGTTCTACAGGGGTCGTTTGCTTTTGTTTAACCCTCACCAAGCTAAGTACTTTTTGGTGTTTTATCATATGCTGCCAAattatgtatggcaacaatttAAGTTGGACATTTTCAATCCTTCATAGCTACGTAAAAATATTTGTTATACCGATTCAGTAAAGCTACAACCAGCTTCAAATAAAATATAACAAGATTGTCGCACAAAGTGTCATTCCTCGTTGCAATAATAATGAATATTCACATCCATTGCATTACTATTTCAGATTTTCAATATTGTAACCCTTAGCATTGTTTTATTTAATCCACGATCAGCCATTCCGAAGCATGTACAAAGCAAAAGACAAATTTGATTGGTACAAAAAAATCACCAGGTGAGTTTGAGTCTTTGACTGGAAGTTCAATCAATCTGTGGCAAATACTTGTTTCTGTCAACTGAAAGCCTATTCTTTAAAATACTAAATGCATGTCTTTTTTGAcatagcacatgtacatgtattctgcaATTGATTTTCCTCAAAGCATTGCAAGCCCTACCTTGGCTGTCAAAACTTTAACTACCCGGTAGCATAATATTAATCTTTTGAGCTTGAAGTCAGAGCTTCTTTAGGGGAAGTTACAAATGTACTCAGTCCCAGTTGATTTCACCCAAAGTATTGCAGGTCCTAATTTGACTGTCAAAACTTTAACCAGCATAAAATTAATCTTTTGCATCTCCTAGCTGGAATTCGAAGCTTCTTTTTGAGCTGTCTAAGAAAGTTAGACATTCAAGTGataagatatgcaagataacagttattcaagcgactattcagtttcttgagtacaaataactgttatcttgcatgAAATAGGATGATTATGTTATTGTCCTTCACTGAAATATGGTGACGgtaacagctactcaagcaactggtcaGTGAGTAGCTGTTATCTTGTGTTCTTTTTGGAAACTTCAATTCCCAGAAATGTGATGAATATGAATATCGTCCTTTACTAAAATATGGTACCAGCTGAAGGTCCTACTCTAACTGTCAAAAATTGAACCAGCATAAAATCAATCTTTTGCATTTCCTAGCTGGAATTCGAAGCTTCTTGCTACCCACTCCCAGAAATGGGATAAATACGATATTGTCCTTTACTGAAATATGGTGACCAGCTGCTTGGCTGCCTTGGCGATGTCGTACGCACACTGAATAACCTGCTGAGTCAGCAGCTGCATGTCTACGTCCCCCTCCGGTTCTGTCGGCACCGTGTGATGACACTGAACCTGCAGCCGCTGGGCGCTGGTCGTCAGAAGCTGCAGCGACAAGCGGATCGTCTCAGAGCGCGGCTTCTCCGGGAACAGTGCGGCCATCTCCTTCACAGCAGTTAGAATCTTCTCGGAACAGGCGATGAAGCTGTCGTGTTTGCTCTCCTGCGCCGACCGCAGAAGCTCCTGAATGTTCTTCGTGATCTGTTCCGTCTTACGGACGACGTCGTCCTGGGAGGGTAAGGACCCCGGTTCAGCTCCTGTTGTGTTCActtctgtggggaggggggtaagtGGAAGCAAATTGTCAGCTTCAACTTATTTAttacaccccctttccactagaagcTGCAATTGTGCTGCAACCACTAAGTGGATGAAGATTCAACGGATTGCCTAACAAATTTCTTagatgatgaaaatgttttcgttttctatattttgttgcctttaaaatcatacttttacatcttgcataattttctttttatgaaatcaaggatcacacaactccaattttggcCACTGTACAGCTACAGCTAGTGGAAAAAGGGCCTTAGTACCAAGGTGATCATAATACAAATATTCTGTACCAAATCTTTCCTTTTGTTTGGAATACCATTTCTTTCCTCTTTTCAAATGGTATCAGATTAAAAAAGATCCCAGATGAAAAATTAAGGGAAATTTGTACAGAAAAATCAGATTCGAATTTGAACAAAATGAAAGCAAAAAAGTTTCTTGTGATAGACAATGATCAtcagagaagacaaattttttaaGTATGTTTAAAATTTCAAGTATGTTTCTCTTGGACAAAAATTAATGCACACAAAAACTGCTTTCTATCACACACACTCTCAGCAGAGATAAGAAACACAGCCATCAGCAACTACATTCCAGATTCCATTTCTCTACACTAACTGCCCTGCAAAACAAATGcaacaaaaaaagtacatttacaAAACAAAGCAGAAAGAGTAAAGGACAGTTTGACACAAGTGAGGAAGACGTTAATCTAACGAGTCTAACAGTTCAAAGAAAAAGTTAAGCTCACCCCCACAGACATCGAAagagaaggaaaggaaaggaaaccAAGCAGCACAGCTAAAAAGTGAACTCAACCCTCACGGAAGCTGAAAAAGCAGCAAAACAATACAGAGTTACTAACCTGCAATCCAGTCTACCGTTGTTAGGCCGGGCTATCTTTGGCCAAGGTTTGTTTTCTGCCACCTGGGTTATTATCTGCACCTGGTGGTTATTTTACGCGGTAGTAGTTTCACACGGATTGTGATGGAAGGAGTTCCATGGGCCACGACGAGATCAATTAAACCCCTACCGCGTAaacagggctctagccagcctgaaatccCGTAAGCCCAAATTTTCGGTATAAACCTAACATGTCGAGCGCCGAATGCGTGAGGCGTCGCGTATTCCCCCTccgggaaaatttgaaatgtagaccctctgaaacactatctccagcattttcaGGGGAAAGTTTTGCTGGTAGATAAAGCTTTGATAATGccatctcttttggtgaaaaattacttgggccttcgttgtatacaatcggcaaataaatgaaatttagcaccacaaaactttcttatatatttgacaaatatacacgtgaatttTGTCGGCAAGTACCACCAGGTGCAGAAGATTACCTTGGAAGCAGAAAGCCCCTTCTGCCGAGTGCCTGGCCGAACGACGATAGACTGGATTCCAGGTTACAGAGTTACAGATATGAAGGAGAAAGGCACCCCACCTACTGTTGCATGCACTTTAGACAGAATTCTTGGGGAGAAATTTGAGTAGAACTTTCAGGTAAAAGGAGTTCTCTATTCTATACCTCAGAATCTGACTACTACATCATAATAGGGTTTTCTAATGGAAAGTCATGGTAAT
This genomic window contains:
- the LOC136422311 gene encoding serine/threonine-protein phosphatase 6 regulatory ankyrin repeat subunit B-like isoform X2, translating into MATPMESDEGEPKPIKVDLSSRNKLYMKISGNLSEDVVKSLRALLITDHHIAEGRVEKATPHEIFNLLEADHKIGKGDLGLLKELLKALGKGQLALEAEDVEKEEGMTVSNVSKRNAPEDTLVPASSKQQKVSSDDEGSDHSDNSAESGIGCSASASPPQDMETQDSESGRDLATSAEDVMDGANITTVGDLHKRIKHLRTKIAKLTSDPTNVSQEKTKAYLKVSKELEGLMQLLGEQGTGELRMDISLMDTQYEFQERYETGGLSQTIQKKIRRIMRSISDDIGNVTTAVRIDFSQSTNEKANCSPEQRATITVTAEDVQLEDSCKLDKDSVVRQLFKYLVKNPKKLHPIMEYLNSFHVQIRSISYGSIEFECICLTPESAVRLQEEYDGQRLHAQFQRVISSLAILTEFGIKSISLVVQLTFADEGLGLPLEYPLQQPQITSSCNMLDEDLNLPHPSGEQSDQDVSTPVQTEDKDGLVTNLHKLQISEATPEQSASILPTGEELILAQSTTYLPTLQPSTTSDASSTVLSKTEGIYTAEQSKIQPSTDSMTTIDTIMESEESDLHVQPQLGEEKLTADADDLETEGANQGDLYMDLWTAAQRGHLPTVEMLLSKGADVNMADKDGRTPLWMAAQGHLPRTELQRFLGIEGEGVNMEHKYGIPPFWIATQQQDLPTVEMLLSKGADVNMADKNGRTPLWIAAQEGHLPTVEMLLSKGAYVNMADKNGRTPLWIAAQEGHLPTVEMLLSKGADINKADKDGRTPLWTASKQGHLPTVEMLLSKGADVNMADKNGRTPLWIAVQQGHLLTVEMLLSTGADVNMADKDGQTPLWIAVRQGYLPTVEMLLSKGADVNMADKDGRTPLWIAAQERHLPTAEMLLSKGADVNMADKDGRTPLWIAAQKGHRHTVELLLSKGADINMTDKDGQTPLWIAAQQGYLPTAEMLLSKGADVNKADKDGQTPLWIAVQQGHLLTVEVLLSKGADVNMADKDGQTPLWIAVQQGYLPTVEMLLSKGVDVNMADKDGQTPLWIAVQQGHLLTVEVLLSKGADVNKADKDGQTPLWIAVQQGHLLTVEVLLSKGADVNMADKDGQTPLWIAVQQGYLPTVEMLLSKGADVNMADKDGRTPLWIAAQKGHLPTVEMLLSKGADVNMADEYGRTPLWIAAQEGHLPTVEILLSKGADINIADKDGRTPLWIAAQEGHLPTVETLLSKGAEINMADKDGRTPLLVALQQGHHPTVKVLLSKGADINKADKDGRTPLWTASKQGHLPTVEMLLSKSADINKADKDGRTPLWIAAKGCCLSTVETLLSKGAEINMADKDGRTPLLVALQQGHHPTVKVLLSKGADVNMADKDGRTPLWTASKQGHLPTVEMLLSKGADINMADKDGRTPLWIAVQKSHRHTVEMLLSKGTDVNMADKDGRTPLWIAAQKGHLPTVELLLSKGTDVNMADKDGRTPLWIAAQKGHLPTVEMLLSKGADINIADWNRKSPMRIAQQEGHLPVVEKLSSAAKRSTEEALL